TTCACCCGGCAATAGCCCTCCCGCAGCCGGTTCATGAACCAGTCCGCATAAAAGGCCGGAATATCGGTCTTATAGCTGGCGGAGATGATCATTCGGGATTTACCCCTCCAAATGCCCGTTCTCAGCGTCAAATAAAGGTCGTCATGCGCTGACTTGATCCGCCTACCCACGATGAGTTTGCCCTCGTGGGTGCTCGTGTCGAGCACGAGCATGACGGATTGTGTTACGTCGTTGTCTTCAAAAACTCTTCCGTTGACCGGGTCAGCGGGCCCGGAAGATTATCCAGATCATACCAGCCCATGTCTTCCAAGGCTTCCGGTTCCATCACTTTAGGCTCTCCGTCGACAATATCAGCCCGATAAACGGCATTGACCCAATGGGAACTGCCGTCGTCGGCGATCTGGTCCACCAGACAGGCAAGCCCGGTCAGGCGGATTTTCACCCCGGCTTCCTCCTCGATCTCGCGGACGACC
The Aestuariispira ectoiniformans genome window above contains:
- a CDS encoding NUDIX domain-containing protein; its protein translation is MDMVNWPRVGCGAAIFNAGGQILLARRKRDPEAGHWGILGGKVEWGETVEDTVVREIEEEAGVKIRLTGLACLVDQIADDGSSHWVNAVYRADIVDGEPKVMEPEALEDMGWYDLDNLPGPLTRSTEEFLKTTT